One window from the genome of Xiphophorus hellerii strain 12219 chromosome 16, Xiphophorus_hellerii-4.1, whole genome shotgun sequence encodes:
- the LOC116736113 gene encoding adhesion G protein-coupled receptor E2-like, protein MRATWTVLILALILSPLTVQTQTSCPMGFNSVDQNCVDEDECEEDRELCGENTNCFNTIGIYYCQCKEGFRSKAVNFTATDSVTCRRINECLEIKDICGPNASCQNTMSNYNCSCKNGFASSTGVEIFRGHDNITCRDTDECKNENVCGLNASCINTQGSYYCVCNAGYALKSGKSSISGQEEQCEDICKIDDTICGNGSCLHEASGHYCACSAGFTNYGNKTGRCTELHCGVFKDVNNLMEKFDMVQDDIKQLSESCLKLSGSEDSKDLNGEDLLTVLLSMIDQFLSAGSVKDNRKISTFLDMVEQVLRFIGPLIKTPRTKRFTDHTELELLVHTGSAIPQGLKTLSSKQAKVDIKMEEAAGNPSSYPEFTTVSLLSYSNLEESAGDFFSGMKKNESQNFKINSKVVTISVSNTDTKHLNEPVNITLHHLDHSNQAAHTCVFWDSSKDGGVWSDRGCSVVESKLNYTVCSCNHLSSFAVLTALYDIESPFELQLISWIGLSLSLICLFFCILTFSMIRSIKSPRTTIHLHLCISLFIATLTFLAGISQTQNKVGCAVVAGMLHFFYLAAFCWMCLEGIQLFRMVVLVFNTNFKTSYMMAGGYGVPAAIVAVTVLINRDGYGTKKYCWLNLDSIWSFYGPVCVIITVNVFFFLVTVWKLAQKFSSLNPDLDSLNKIKAFTITAVAQLCVLGIMWIFGYFQFEKETKAMTYLFTFFGRLQGVMLFVMHCLFSKQVREEYENILSQLRAPRKRTYSEYIYSSKANVSRSTQDTGESHI, encoded by the exons ATGAGAGCCACGTGGACTGTTTTGATACTGG ctttgatcctttctcctctcactgtccaaacacaaacatcctGCCCTATGGGGTTCAACTCGGTTGACCAAAACTGTGTTG ACGAAGATGAATGTGAAGAAGACCGTGAATTATGTGGAGAAAATACAAACTGTTTCAACACAATTGGCATCTACTACTGCCAGTGCAAGGAAGGTTTCAGGTCAAAAGCTGTGAATTTTACTGCTACAGACTCTGTCACATGCAGAc GTATCAATGAATGTTTGGAAATCAAAGATATCTGTGGACCTAATGCCTCTTGTCAAAACACAATGTCCAACTACAACTGCAGCTGTAAAAATGGATTTGCCTCTTCTACTGGAGTGGAAATATTTCGTGGCCATGACAACATCACATGCAGAG ATACAGATGagtgtaaaaatgaaaatgtttgtggtCTGAATGCATCATGTATAAACACACAAGGAAGTTATTACTGCGTCTGCAACGCTGGCTATGCACTGAAATCTGGAAAATCTAGCATTTCTGGGCAGGAGGAGCAATGTGAAG aCATATGTAAGATTGATGACACAATTTGTGGAAATGGATCCTGCCTCCATGAAGCCAGTGGCCATTACTGTGCATGCTCTGCAGGGTTTACTAACTATGGCAACAAAACGGGTCGTTGTACTG AGCTTCACTGTGGTGTTTTCAAGGATGTGAACAATCTTATGGAG AAATTTGACATGGTTCAAGATGATATCAAGCAACTGAGTGAAAGTTGTCTGAAGCTCTCAGGAAGTGAAGATTCAAAGGACCTCAATGGAGAAGACTTGCTAACG GTTCTGCTCTCTATGATCGACCAGTTTCTGTCTGCTGGATCTGTCAAAGACAACAGGAAAATATCCACATTTCTAGACATGGTGGAACAAGTTTTAAGGTTCATTGGACCTTTAATTAAAACACCAAGAACTAAAAGATTCACCGATCACACAG AACTGGAGCTGCTGGTACATACTGGGTCGGCTATACCCCAAGGATTAAAGACTCTGTCGTCTAAACAGGCTAAAGTGGATATCAAGATGGAAGAAGCTGCAGGAAATCCCTCATCTTATCCGG AATTTACAACAGTTTCGTTGCTGAGCTATTCAAACCTGGAAGAATCTGCAGGAGATTTCTTTAGtgggatgaaaaaaaatgagagcCAGAACTTTAAGATAAACTCCAAAGTGGTGACTATCAGTGTTAGCAATACAGACACAAAACACCTGAACGAACCAGTCAATATAACTTTACATCACCTTGATCAT TCAAATCAAGCAGCCcacacttgtgtgttttggGATTCCTCTAAGGACGGAGGTGTGTGGTCTGATCGCGGCTGCAGCGTGGTGGAGTCCAAACTAAACTACACTGTGTGTTCCTGTAACCACCTGAGCAGCTTCGCTGTGCTCACGGCCCTCTACGACATAGAG AGCCCTTTTGAGTTGCAGCTGATCTCCTGGATAGGCCTATCCCTTTCATTAATTTGCCTGTTCTTCTGCATCCTGACCTTCTCAATGATCCGGTCTATCAAAAGCCCAAGAACAACCATCCACTTGCACCTCTGCATCAGCCTCTTTATTGCAACTCTTACCTTTCTCGCAGGCATCTCTCAGACACAGAACAAG GTTGGCTGTGCAGTAGTTGCAGGGATGCTGCACTTCTTCTACCTGGCCGCATTCTGCTGGATGTGTCTGGAGGGAATCCAGCTCTTCAGGATGGTGGTCCTGGTCTTCAACACCAACTTTAAAACCAGCTACATGATGGCAGGGGGCTACGGAGTTCCTGCTGCAATTGTTGCTGTCACTGTATTGATCAATAGAGATGGATACGGGACTAAGAAATA TTGCTGGCTAAACTTGGATTCGATTTGGAGTTTCTATGGCCCTGTCTGTGTCATCATTACT GTAAACGTTTTCTTCTTCCTTGTCACTGTGTGGAAGTTGGCACAGAAGTTTTCAAGTTTAAACCCTGACCTGGAcagcttgaataaaatcaa GGCATTCACCATTACTGCAGTGGCTCAGCTCTGTGTACTCGGCATCATGTGGATCTTTGGGTATTTCCAGtttgaaaaggaaacaaaagcaaTGACTTATCTGTTCACCTTTTTTGGCAGACTTCAAGGTGTCATGCTCTTTGTCATGCACTGTCTATTTTCCAAACAG GTGAGGGAGGAGTATGAAAACATTCTTTCTCAACTACGTGCACCTCGGAAGAGAACATATTCCGAGTACATCTACTCAAGCAAAGCTAAT GTGTCCAGAAGTACCCAGGACACGGGAGAGTCTCACATTTAA